In one window of Streptomyces sp. NBC_00193 DNA:
- a CDS encoding serine hydrolase, which translates to MLAVVAGGTLPATAAHAATVPGSAAQAPVQPAAAPDLEALKQALRNTTAAGAPGAMARFTGPDGVRTRVEGVRDRETGAAMDTRARFRIGSVTKTFSSVVLLQLVDEGKIELDRPVNAYLPGLLPDDRITVRHLLTHRSGLADYTNAMFEHTVPGFEAVRNKVFTYQELVGLSLAEPRTTEPGVAYKYSNTNFVVVGMLIEKATGKPVAKEYERRIIKPLKLKNTSYVHPGTTIKGLHANGYLHPDEAGAPLVDSTEQTVSWAQSAGAMISSAADLSTFMSSLLGGKLLRPGTLDAMLTVTPTDATNTRFYGLGLRRYDLSCGAQVYGHTGTVQGFYTYAFTTRDGKRSLSAMANTSNRGQANTALGGTLEAAFCGKAPVAAKATARGFAFAPAAAEADLPENR; encoded by the coding sequence CTGCTCGCCGTCGTGGCCGGCGGTACGCTGCCCGCCACCGCCGCCCACGCGGCGACGGTGCCCGGCTCCGCCGCGCAGGCTCCCGTACAGCCGGCCGCCGCACCCGATCTGGAGGCGCTGAAGCAGGCGTTGCGCAATACGACGGCGGCCGGGGCCCCCGGGGCGATGGCCCGCTTCACCGGTCCGGACGGGGTCCGGACCCGGGTGGAGGGCGTACGGGACCGGGAGACGGGCGCGGCGATGGACACCCGGGCCCGCTTCCGGATCGGCAGCGTCACCAAGACGTTCTCCTCGGTCGTCCTCCTCCAGCTGGTGGACGAGGGCAAGATCGAGCTCGACCGGCCGGTCAACGCGTACCTCCCGGGCCTGCTGCCCGACGACCGGATCACGGTGCGCCACCTGCTCACCCACCGGAGCGGTCTGGCGGACTACACGAACGCGATGTTCGAGCACACCGTGCCCGGCTTCGAGGCGGTCCGGAACAAGGTGTTCACGTACCAGGAGCTCGTCGGTCTCTCGCTCGCCGAGCCGAGGACCACCGAGCCCGGGGTGGCGTACAAGTACTCGAACACCAACTTCGTCGTGGTGGGGATGCTCATCGAGAAGGCCACCGGAAAGCCGGTGGCCAAGGAGTACGAGCGGCGCATCATCAAGCCCCTCAAGCTGAAGAACACCTCCTACGTGCACCCCGGCACGACCATCAAGGGTCTGCACGCCAACGGCTACCTGCACCCGGACGAGGCCGGCGCCCCGCTGGTCGACTCCACCGAACAGACCGTCTCCTGGGCGCAGTCCGCGGGCGCGATGATCTCCAGCGCGGCCGACCTCAGCACCTTCATGTCCTCCCTGCTCGGCGGGAAGCTGCTGCGCCCGGGCACGCTGGACGCCATGCTCACCGTGACCCCGACCGACGCCACGAACACCCGGTTCTACGGGCTGGGCCTGCGCCGGTACGACCTCTCGTGCGGTGCGCAGGTCTACGGGCACACGGGGACCGTGCAGGGCTTCTACACCTACGCGTTCACCACCCGGGACGGCAAGCGCTCCCTCTCCGCCATGGCGAACACCTCCAACCGGGGCCAGGCCAACACCGCCCTCGGCGGCACGCTGGAGGCCGCCTTCTGCGGTAAGGCACCGGTCGCTGCGAAGGCCACCGCGCGTGGTTTCGCGTTCGCCCCGGCCGCGGCGGAGGCGGACCTCCCCGAGAACCGCTGA
- a CDS encoding NPP1 family protein encodes MLAATAGAATLVLAVPGVAYAAPPPALPANADGLEQTFQPAYDYDRDGCYSSPAIGPDGTINGGLKMGGDVNGQCRDLSDLNNTNGYSRAKCNNGWCAVMYALYFEKDQVSLGPGSAGHRHDWEHVVVWIQNNQVGYVSTSEHGNFKVHAASQIRFDGTHPKIVYHKDGISTHCFRAANSNDEPPENHKGTWQYPTLVGWNGYPAGLRDKLSQADFGSALLGIKDGQFNGHLAKAKPVGIPFDPNA; translated from the coding sequence ATGCTCGCCGCCACGGCGGGGGCCGCGACGCTGGTCCTCGCGGTCCCCGGGGTCGCGTACGCGGCTCCGCCCCCGGCCCTGCCCGCCAACGCGGACGGGCTGGAACAGACCTTCCAGCCGGCCTACGACTACGACCGCGACGGCTGTTACTCCAGCCCCGCCATCGGTCCGGACGGCACCATCAACGGGGGCCTGAAGATGGGCGGCGACGTCAACGGCCAATGCCGTGACCTCTCCGACCTGAACAACACCAACGGCTACTCCCGCGCGAAGTGCAACAACGGCTGGTGCGCCGTCATGTACGCCCTCTACTTCGAGAAGGACCAGGTCTCGCTCGGCCCCGGCAGCGCCGGGCACCGGCACGACTGGGAGCACGTCGTGGTGTGGATCCAGAACAACCAGGTCGGCTACGTCTCCACCTCGGAGCACGGGAACTTCAAGGTCCACGCCGCCTCGCAGATCCGCTTCGACGGCACCCATCCGAAGATCGTCTACCACAAGGACGGCATCAGCACGCACTGCTTCCGTGCCGCGAACTCCAACGACGAGCCGCCGGAGAACCACAAGGGGACCTGGCAGTACCCCACACTGGTCGGCTGGAACGGCTACCCCGCCGGGCTCCGCGACAAGCTGAGCCAGGCCGATTTCGGCAGCGCCCTGCTCGGCATCAAGGACGGCCAGTTCAACGGCCACCTGGCCAAGGCCAAACCGGTCGGGATCCCCTTCGACCCCAACGCGTGA
- a CDS encoding HPP family protein, with the protein MSTALHPAPSPDASGSSGSSGVAAPEPPRRRAIGGRAPARPTAAAAIHSISAATAVLLWLVAIGAMIHEPILIPPLAASAALVHSAPTLPLAQPRGVVIGHMVGAAVGYGVLAAAGSSAWGAAVAAGVTLALVMVARTPHSPACATAVVVVLQAPVAARFVPLLFGSTVLIVLTGYAASRVRRKAPRYPAYWW; encoded by the coding sequence ATGAGTACCGCGCTCCACCCCGCTCCGTCCCCTGACGCCTCCGGATCGTCCGGTTCGTCCGGGGTCGCCGCCCCCGAGCCGCCCCGCCGCCGGGCGATCGGCGGCCGGGCCCCGGCCCGGCCCACGGCCGCCGCCGCGATCCACAGCATCAGCGCCGCCACGGCGGTCCTGCTGTGGCTCGTGGCGATCGGAGCCATGATCCACGAGCCGATCCTCATCCCGCCGCTGGCTGCCAGTGCCGCCCTCGTGCACAGCGCGCCCACGCTGCCGCTCGCGCAGCCCCGCGGGGTGGTCATCGGCCACATGGTCGGGGCGGCCGTCGGCTACGGCGTGCTGGCGGCGGCCGGAAGCAGCGCCTGGGGGGCCGCCGTGGCCGCCGGTGTCACGCTGGCGCTGGTCATGGTCGCGCGCACCCCGCATTCACCCGCCTGCGCCACCGCCGTGGTGGTCGTGCTCCAGGCCCCGGTGGCGGCCCGGTTCGTCCCGTTGCTGTTCGGATCGACCGTCCTGATCGTCCTGACCGGGTACGCGGCCTCCCGCGTGCGCCGCAAGGCACCGAGGTACCCCGCGTACTGGTGGTGA
- a CDS encoding DUF6381 family protein — MMSAGESHGRSRQLRDKAQELDEAATRSTDPDESRRLRDKARRLREQSEQERVIDDPGMDLR; from the coding sequence ATCATGAGTGCAGGCGAATCCCACGGCCGGTCCCGGCAGCTGCGCGACAAGGCGCAGGAACTCGACGAGGCCGCCACCCGCTCGACCGACCCGGACGAGAGCCGGCGACTGCGGGACAAGGCGCGCCGCCTGCGCGAGCAGAGCGAGCAGGAGCGCGTCATCGACGACCCGGGGATGGACCTGCGGTAG
- a CDS encoding YdeI family protein codes for MDETDQTHQTDQTDALDDLHELDGVAVIAFADGRAFEEWLAGHHTRHEGVWVRLAKKSSGIPSVSSDELVDIGLCYGWISGQRRSLDERYYLQKYVPRRPRSLWSQVNVDKVTELTALGRMREPGLAEVRKAQEDGRWSGAYASQRTAEVPPDLTAALAEDPKARAAFEALDRTGRYLVTLPLLQALTPESRRARLDQAVRLLARGATD; via the coding sequence ATGGACGAGACGGACCAGACGCACCAGACGGACCAGACGGACGCGCTGGACGACCTCCACGAGTTGGACGGCGTCGCAGTCATCGCGTTCGCCGACGGCCGGGCCTTCGAGGAGTGGCTGGCCGGGCACCACACCCGGCACGAGGGCGTATGGGTCCGGCTGGCGAAGAAGTCGTCCGGGATCCCGTCGGTCTCCTCGGACGAGCTGGTCGACATCGGCCTCTGCTACGGCTGGATCTCCGGTCAGCGCCGCTCCCTGGACGAGCGGTACTACCTCCAGAAGTACGTTCCCCGCAGGCCCCGGAGCCTGTGGTCGCAGGTCAACGTCGACAAGGTGACCGAGCTGACGGCCCTGGGCCGGATGCGCGAACCGGGCCTCGCCGAGGTGCGCAAGGCCCAGGAGGACGGCCGCTGGTCGGGGGCCTACGCCTCCCAGCGGACGGCGGAGGTCCCGCCCGACCTCACGGCGGCCCTGGCCGAGGACCCAAAGGCCCGAGCGGCCTTCGAAGCCCTGGACCGAACCGGACGCTACCTCGTCACCCTGCCCCTCCTCCAGGCCCTCACCCCGGAGTCCCGGCGGGCCCGCCTGGACCAGGCCGTACGCCTCCTGGCCCGGGGCGCCACCGACTGA
- a CDS encoding TIGR03086 family metal-binding protein, whose protein sequence is MLLEKALNHTTGLLGNVTPDQYGRPTPCEDFDVRALTNHLLAGNPYYVTLAQGGGPDFSLFARDQIGDEQPGDVYARGAKEVLAAWQTEGALGRQMPVPGGGTGPRIVDLHLLEAVLHSWDLATATGQDRTGDPDAVQAAFAGWYGNFPDEIRPATGMFGPSKPAADDAPTADRLAAYFGRTV, encoded by the coding sequence GTGCTGCTGGAGAAGGCCCTGAACCACACCACCGGGCTACTGGGCAACGTCACGCCCGACCAGTACGGTCGGCCCACCCCGTGCGAGGACTTCGACGTCCGGGCCCTGACCAACCACCTGCTCGCCGGCAACCCCTACTACGTCACCCTCGCCCAGGGCGGCGGCCCCGACTTCTCCCTCTTCGCCCGCGACCAGATCGGCGACGAGCAGCCCGGCGACGTCTACGCCCGCGGCGCCAAGGAAGTCCTCGCCGCATGGCAGACCGAGGGCGCTCTCGGGCGGCAGATGCCGGTACCCGGAGGCGGCACGGGCCCGCGCATCGTGGACCTGCACCTGCTGGAGGCCGTCCTGCACAGCTGGGACCTGGCCACCGCCACCGGCCAGGACCGCACCGGCGACCCCGACGCCGTCCAGGCCGCCTTCGCCGGCTGGTACGGCAACTTCCCCGACGAGATCCGCCCCGCCACCGGCATGTTCGGCCCCTCCAAGCCCGCCGCCGACGACGCCCCGACGGCCGACCGGCTCGCCGCGTACTTCGGCCGCACCGTCTGA
- a CDS encoding epoxide hydrolase family protein gives MENKSNTDARIQPFRIDVPQEELDDLRERLARTRWGSEIPGAGWSRGVPTDYLKDLAAYWADGFDWRKAEAELNEFPQFTTEIDGQNIHFLHVRSQNPAAVPLLLLHDWPCSFVQFVEVIRPLAEDFHVVVTSTPGTGFSGPLGEAGWNTGRIAGAFVELMGRLGYSAYGVQGTGGGAWIAAEMGRQAPELVVGIHVNGLVTFPSGDPAEFEGLTASEQERLARLEDFQQDKMGFNAIQSTRPQTLAYGLHDSPVGQLAWIAEKFKEWTDPAAELPEDAVGRDRLLTNISVYWFSGTAGSSANLYYEAGHDPSAWAPKARGTVPTGVAVALHTDIAIRRFAERDHNITHWTELERGGNFLSLEQPEAFVADVRAFFGTRGA, from the coding sequence ATGGAGAACAAGAGCAACACCGACGCCCGGATCCAGCCGTTCCGCATCGACGTTCCGCAGGAGGAGCTCGATGACCTGCGGGAGCGGCTGGCACGTACCCGCTGGGGCAGCGAGATCCCCGGTGCCGGCTGGAGCCGGGGTGTGCCCACCGACTACCTCAAGGACTTGGCCGCGTACTGGGCCGACGGTTTCGACTGGCGCAAGGCGGAGGCGGAGCTCAATGAGTTCCCGCAGTTCACCACCGAGATCGACGGCCAGAACATCCACTTCCTGCACGTCCGTTCGCAGAACCCTGCGGCCGTGCCGCTGCTCCTGTTGCACGACTGGCCCTGCTCGTTCGTGCAGTTCGTCGAGGTCATCCGGCCGCTGGCGGAGGACTTCCACGTCGTCGTGACGTCCACGCCCGGTACTGGTTTCTCCGGTCCGCTCGGCGAGGCCGGCTGGAACACCGGCCGCATCGCGGGGGCGTTCGTCGAGCTGATGGGGCGGCTCGGCTACAGCGCTTACGGCGTCCAGGGAACAGGCGGTGGAGCCTGGATCGCTGCCGAGATGGGGCGGCAGGCACCTGAGCTGGTCGTCGGCATTCACGTCAACGGCCTGGTCACCTTCCCCTCCGGGGATCCTGCCGAGTTCGAGGGGCTGACCGCGTCCGAGCAGGAGCGGCTGGCGCGGCTGGAGGATTTCCAGCAGGACAAGATGGGCTTCAACGCCATCCAGTCCACTCGTCCGCAGACTCTCGCCTACGGACTGCACGACTCGCCGGTCGGCCAACTCGCATGGATCGCTGAGAAGTTCAAGGAATGGACGGACCCCGCCGCCGAGCTCCCCGAGGACGCCGTGGGACGCGACCGCCTGCTGACCAACATCAGCGTCTACTGGTTCAGCGGCACGGCGGGCTCCTCGGCGAACTTGTACTACGAGGCGGGCCACGACCCGAGCGCCTGGGCCCCGAAGGCCCGTGGCACCGTCCCGACCGGCGTCGCCGTCGCCCTGCACACCGACATCGCCATCCGTCGCTTCGCCGAGCGAGACCACAACATCACCCACTGGACCGAGCTCGAGCGCGGCGGCAACTTCCTCTCGCTGGAGCAGCCAGAGGCGTTCGTCGCCGACGTCCGCGCCTTCTTCGGCACGCGCGGCGCCTGA
- a CDS encoding YafY family protein, translating to MLDTSARLLRLLSLLQTPRAWPGSELAERLGVSGRTVRNDIDRLRELGYPVDATRGTTGGYRLGAGAAMPPLLLDDEEAVAVTVALRTAAQGAVPGTEETSLRALGKLEQVLPSRLRRRVRTLMTYTVAVPADRPAPTVTAEVLTTLASACRDQERLRFDYLDHTGSPTRRIVEPYRAVNWGQRWYLVAWDVERQDWRTFRADRIQPRTPTGPRFTPRELPGGDAAAYVSRRVSGAAWRYHARVTVHAPAAAVIEQINPAVGTVEALDANTCVLTTGADTVQTLAVHLGMLDFDFHVTEPAELVTHLRRLADRYSRSTPPAP from the coding sequence ATGCTTGATACATCCGCACGCTTGCTGCGCCTGCTCTCCCTCCTGCAGACCCCGAGGGCCTGGCCGGGATCCGAACTGGCCGAGCGCCTCGGAGTGAGCGGCCGCACGGTCCGCAATGACATCGACCGGCTCCGCGAACTCGGCTATCCCGTGGATGCGACGCGCGGCACCACCGGCGGTTACCGGCTGGGCGCCGGGGCGGCGATGCCCCCGCTGCTCCTCGACGACGAGGAGGCCGTCGCGGTGACGGTCGCGCTGCGCACCGCCGCGCAGGGCGCCGTCCCCGGCACCGAGGAGACCTCCTTGCGGGCGCTGGGCAAGCTGGAGCAGGTGCTGCCCTCCCGGCTGCGCCGCCGGGTGCGGACCCTCATGACGTACACCGTGGCCGTGCCGGCCGACCGCCCGGCCCCGACCGTCACCGCGGAGGTACTGACCACCCTGGCGTCCGCCTGCCGCGACCAGGAACGACTGCGCTTCGACTACCTGGACCACACCGGCTCGCCCACCCGCCGCATCGTGGAGCCCTATCGGGCGGTGAACTGGGGACAGCGCTGGTACCTGGTGGCATGGGACGTCGAGCGCCAGGACTGGCGGACCTTCCGGGCCGACCGAATCCAGCCCCGCACCCCCACCGGGCCGCGCTTCACCCCGCGCGAACTGCCCGGCGGCGACGCCGCGGCATACGTCTCCCGACGGGTATCGGGCGCGGCCTGGCGCTACCACGCACGGGTTACCGTCCACGCCCCGGCGGCGGCGGTGATCGAGCAGATCAACCCTGCGGTCGGCACGGTCGAGGCACTCGACGCCAACACCTGCGTCCTGACCACCGGCGCCGATACGGTGCAGACCCTCGCGGTCCATCTGGGCATGCTCGACTTCGACTTCCATGTCACAGAGCCCGCGGAACTGGTCACCCACCTGCGTCGACTCGCGGACCGCTACTCCCGCTCCACACCACCTGCCCCCTGA
- a CDS encoding 2-phosphosulfolactate phosphatase: MGEWFLQGGSGVRFDWGAVGAQRIVGEVACLVVVDVLSFTTAVTVAVERGTRVFPHAWRDESASEFAKEKGARLAVGRRAATPASPWSLSPAALREAPFVPRLVLPSPNGSAIAAAAAAAGATVVAGCLRNATAVGRELTRRGYGTTDRPVAVIASGERWPDGSLRPGLEDLLGAGAVLAALRACRRGPLSPEAAATADCFEATPDVIAAVAGSASGRELVSGGFARDVDIATELDVCETVPVLEGGAFTAR, from the coding sequence ATGGGCGAATGGTTTCTGCAGGGCGGCAGTGGGGTGCGGTTCGACTGGGGGGCCGTGGGGGCGCAGCGGATCGTGGGGGAGGTCGCGTGTCTGGTGGTCGTCGACGTGTTGTCGTTCACGACCGCGGTGACGGTGGCGGTGGAGCGCGGGACGCGGGTGTTTCCGCATGCCTGGCGTGACGAGTCCGCGTCGGAGTTCGCGAAGGAGAAGGGTGCGCGACTCGCCGTCGGGCGGCGGGCGGCCACGCCGGCCTCGCCGTGGTCGCTGTCGCCGGCGGCGCTGCGGGAGGCTCCCTTCGTCCCCCGGCTGGTCCTGCCCTCCCCCAACGGGTCCGCCATCGCCGCCGCGGCCGCTGCCGCCGGGGCGACGGTGGTCGCGGGCTGTCTGCGCAACGCGACGGCCGTGGGCCGCGAGCTGACGCGTCGGGGCTACGGGACCACCGACCGGCCGGTCGCCGTCATCGCCTCGGGCGAGCGGTGGCCGGACGGGAGCCTGCGGCCCGGGCTGGAGGACCTGCTCGGGGCCGGAGCCGTCCTGGCGGCACTGCGGGCGTGCCGGCGCGGGCCGTTGTCGCCCGAGGCGGCTGCCACGGCCGACTGTTTCGAGGCGACCCCGGACGTGATCGCCGCGGTGGCCGGCAGTGCGTCCGGCCGGGAGCTCGTGAGCGGCGGGTTCGCCCGGGACGTGGACATCGCGACCGAGCTGGACGTGTGCGAGACCGTTCCGGTGCTTGAGGGCGGGGCGTTCACGGCCCGTTGA
- a CDS encoding cytochrome P450: MPVVDISASAEEFDADPYAFYERMRAAGPVHRIILAPGEVEPSWMIVGHEEARRALNHPALSKDWRTAGNFPDAQLSAVNSNMLESDPPHHTRLRRLVSREFTARRMEGMRARIQEIADGLLDAMAARPERGGDLIDALAFPLPMTVICELLGVPDLDRARFRYWSNEIVSPTSAESNSTANREMGTYLVQLIGDKSKDPGEDLLSALIRTSDEDGDSLSSDEVIGMAFLLLIAGHETTVNLISNGVRALLAHPEQLAALRDDLNGLIDGAVEEMLRYDGPVQHTTYRYAREPLDVGGTTIPAGATVFVSLGGADRDPARFADPGVFDIGRAPQGHLAFGHGLHFCIGAPLARMEGRIAIRSLLERFPDLAEDPEAGPPAWLPGSLMHGVSRLPLRW; the protein is encoded by the coding sequence ATGCCAGTAGTGGACATCAGTGCCAGCGCGGAAGAGTTCGATGCCGACCCGTATGCGTTCTACGAGAGGATGCGTGCGGCGGGGCCCGTCCACCGGATCATCCTCGCCCCCGGCGAGGTCGAACCGAGCTGGATGATCGTCGGGCACGAGGAAGCGCGCCGCGCGCTCAACCACCCGGCCCTGTCCAAGGACTGGCGCACGGCGGGCAACTTCCCGGACGCCCAGCTCAGCGCCGTCAACTCCAACATGCTGGAATCCGACCCGCCCCACCACACCCGGCTGCGGCGCCTGGTCTCGCGGGAGTTCACCGCGCGCCGGATGGAGGGCATGCGCGCGCGCATCCAGGAGATCGCCGACGGGCTGCTCGACGCGATGGCCGCCCGGCCGGAGCGCGGCGGCGACCTGATCGACGCGCTGGCGTTCCCGCTCCCGATGACCGTCATCTGCGAGCTGCTCGGCGTCCCCGACCTGGACCGGGCCAGGTTCCGGTACTGGTCCAACGAGATCGTCTCCCCGACCTCGGCCGAGTCGAACAGCACCGCGAACCGGGAGATGGGGACCTACCTCGTACAGCTCATCGGGGACAAGTCCAAGGATCCCGGCGAGGACCTGCTGAGTGCGCTGATCCGCACCAGCGACGAGGACGGCGATTCCCTGTCCTCCGACGAGGTCATCGGCATGGCCTTCCTGCTGCTCATCGCGGGCCACGAGACCACCGTGAACCTCATCTCCAACGGCGTACGGGCCCTGCTCGCCCACCCCGAACAACTGGCCGCTCTGCGCGACGACTTGAACGGGCTGATCGACGGAGCGGTCGAGGAGATGCTCCGCTACGACGGCCCCGTGCAGCACACCACGTACCGCTACGCCCGCGAACCCCTCGACGTGGGCGGCACCACCATCCCGGCCGGGGCCACCGTGTTCGTCTCCCTGGGCGGAGCCGACCGCGACCCCGCCCGTTTCGCGGACCCCGGGGTGTTCGACATCGGCCGCGCCCCGCAGGGCCACCTGGCCTTCGGCCACGGACTCCACTTCTGCATCGGCGCCCCGCTGGCGCGCATGGAGGGCCGCATCGCCATCCGCTCCCTCCTCGAACGCTTCCCCGATCTGGCCGAGGACCCGGAGGCCGGCCCGCCGGCCTGGCTGCCGGGCAGCCTGATGCACGGCGTCAGCCGCCTCCCGCTCCGCTGGTAG
- a CDS encoding dienelactone hydrolase family protein — MTTASEVVRTTVEVVTRDGTADAYLVRPDGEGPYPGVLLYVNALGIRPHIKSVADRIAAAGYVVLMPNLFHRHGRAPVFELPEFVDFGRQPELFERVGPVLESLTAELAMRDAEAYLERLAGLPEVAAGPVAITGYCLGARLALLTAGTYPERVAAAAGFHGGFLATDAADSPHLVAHRVTAELYFGHADQDPTLPAEEIERLGKALSAAGVRHRAEVYEGAAHGYTLADTSSYDAAADERHWSALFALLDRTF; from the coding sequence ATGACCACCGCAAGCGAGGTAGTCCGGACGACGGTTGAGGTCGTCACTCGGGACGGCACCGCCGATGCCTATCTGGTCCGGCCCGACGGCGAAGGACCGTACCCCGGCGTGCTGCTGTACGTGAACGCCCTCGGGATCCGTCCGCACATCAAGTCGGTGGCGGACCGGATCGCGGCGGCCGGCTACGTCGTTCTGATGCCCAACCTCTTCCACCGCCACGGACGCGCACCGGTGTTCGAGCTTCCGGAGTTCGTGGACTTCGGCCGGCAGCCGGAGCTCTTCGAACGGGTCGGCCCGGTCCTCGAGTCGCTGACCGCCGAGCTGGCGATGCGCGACGCCGAGGCCTATCTGGAGCGGCTCGCGGGCCTTCCGGAGGTCGCCGCCGGGCCGGTGGCGATCACGGGGTACTGCCTGGGCGCCCGGCTGGCCCTGCTCACGGCGGGGACGTACCCGGAACGGGTGGCGGCCGCGGCCGGTTTCCACGGCGGGTTCCTGGCCACGGACGCGGCGGACAGCCCGCACCTGGTGGCGCACCGGGTCACCGCCGAGCTGTACTTCGGGCACGCGGACCAGGACCCGACGCTGCCGGCCGAGGAGATCGAGCGGCTGGGGAAGGCCCTCTCGGCGGCGGGCGTCCGCCACCGGGCCGAGGTGTACGAGGGGGCGGCGCACGGCTACACCCTGGCCGACACGAGTTCCTACGACGCGGCCGCGGACGAGCGGCACTGGTCCGCGCTGTTCGCGCTGCTGGACCGGACGTTCTGA
- a CDS encoding Ig-like domain-containing protein, which yields MTSHRPAPAADPAAHPVSRTALVLGTAGLLAALVAPLTAAADPAAAPSGPCGPAGAFTSSPPTCTYATAGTDVFTVPAGVSALTVDLYGAEGGSAAGFVSPNPPNEGAPGGLGGRTHAVLAVTPGQTVQITRGGAGNGGPLLRGGNGGGPAGENGGQGGGPEGSGAGGTGGTQTQHGTGTRTNPIGAGGGNGSDIDQHTGRPNPGSGGNGGRGGNGGGGGGGGWRGGGGGSGGGNPGNLYGAGGGGGSGYAAPAEAGVSEAFLEPGVQHGDGKAVVSFRYGTSTTLTTDTATPLFGHAVALTATVTGSENPAAAPGGTVTFSEGTTPLATVALDGGQARFSTSALRPGAHRISASYAPDADHTGSSTGEPTDITVGFSRPCITTDHRGPLAVAAGESLCIASGGSQSGPLTVRPGGALSVSDGSVTGPFSADGALAVSLCGSTLAGPVGVRHTSGSVVIGSAADAGAAPVCAGNAINGPVTLEANTGGVEFTDGRIVGPLRCEANEPAPRVTGTTVVGPRSGQCG from the coding sequence ATGACTTCACACAGACCCGCCCCCGCCGCCGACCCCGCCGCCCACCCCGTCTCCCGGACCGCACTGGTCCTCGGCACGGCCGGCCTCCTCGCCGCCCTGGTGGCACCCCTCACCGCGGCCGCCGACCCGGCGGCCGCGCCGTCCGGCCCCTGCGGCCCGGCGGGCGCCTTCACCAGCTCGCCGCCCACCTGTACGTACGCCACCGCGGGCACGGACGTCTTCACCGTGCCCGCCGGGGTCAGCGCCCTCACCGTCGACCTGTACGGAGCCGAAGGCGGCAGCGCCGCCGGCTTCGTCTCCCCGAACCCGCCGAACGAGGGCGCACCCGGCGGCCTCGGCGGCCGGACCCACGCGGTCCTGGCCGTGACCCCCGGCCAGACCGTCCAGATCACCCGGGGAGGCGCCGGCAACGGCGGCCCCCTGCTGCGCGGCGGCAACGGCGGCGGGCCCGCCGGCGAGAACGGCGGCCAGGGCGGCGGCCCCGAGGGATCCGGCGCCGGGGGCACCGGCGGAACCCAGACCCAGCACGGCACCGGCACCCGCACCAACCCGATCGGCGCAGGGGGAGGCAACGGCAGCGACATCGACCAGCACACCGGCCGGCCCAACCCCGGCTCCGGAGGCAACGGCGGCCGCGGAGGCAACGGCGGCGGAGGCGGTGGCGGCGGCTGGCGCGGCGGTGGCGGCGGCTCCGGCGGCGGCAACCCCGGCAACCTCTACGGAGCGGGCGGCGGTGGCGGCAGCGGCTACGCGGCCCCGGCCGAGGCCGGCGTCTCCGAGGCCTTCCTGGAGCCGGGCGTCCAGCACGGAGACGGCAAGGCCGTCGTCTCCTTCCGCTACGGGACGTCAACCACCCTCACCACGGACACCGCCACCCCGCTGTTCGGGCACGCCGTCGCCCTGACCGCGACCGTGACGGGCTCCGAGAACCCGGCCGCCGCCCCGGGCGGCACCGTCACCTTCTCGGAGGGGACCACCCCGCTCGCCACCGTCGCGCTCGACGGGGGACAGGCCCGCTTCAGCACCAGCGCCCTGCGCCCCGGCGCCCACCGGATCAGCGCCTCCTACGCCCCGGACGCCGACCACACGGGCAGCTCCACCGGTGAACCGACCGACATCACCGTCGGATTCAGCCGGCCCTGCATCACGACCGACCACCGCGGACCGCTGGCCGTGGCGGCCGGGGAATCGCTCTGCATCGCCTCCGGCGGAAGCCAGAGCGGTCCGCTCACCGTCCGGCCCGGCGGCGCGCTGTCCGTATCGGACGGCAGCGTCACCGGTCCGTTCTCCGCCGACGGGGCGCTCGCCGTGTCCCTCTGCGGATCCACACTGGCCGGCCCGGTCGGCGTACGCCACACCAGCGGTTCCGTGGTGATCGGCTCCGCCGCGGACGCGGGGGCGGCCCCCGTCTGCGCCGGCAACGCCATCAACGGTCCGGTCACCCTGGAAGCCAACACCGGAGGCGTCGAGTTCACGGACGGACGGATTGTCGGACCGCTGCGCTGCGAGGCCAACGAACCGGCGCCGCGCGTCACCGGAACCACCGTCGTCGGACCCCGGTCCGGCCAGTGCGGGTGA